Proteins from one Drosophila gunungcola strain Sukarami chromosome 3R, Dgunungcola_SK_2, whole genome shotgun sequence genomic window:
- the LOC128252420 gene encoding putative transcription factor capicua isoform X6 — translation MNAFQDFELGAKLYLQCLLSLSSSRSATPSYTSPVNHAGASPLNAIAHSPVNVSASHRQNFFTPIANQSQQQQQQQQQPVAVPLDSKWKATPSPVLYNANNNNNNNNGWEASSSQSNSNNTHVAATTATSIASTQPLPPQTTPVSLVMHAPPPQQQHHQPPPPPPASLPAPAAPPTSGSSNNNNSVGHATSVIRISSSQQHQHQHHPHVVVSGGQTFHPVIVDATQLTVPLPPTTVSFHQPNTPTTTAATVASLGQDKMLPKNGYNAPWYKLLPHMTPMSKAPPAPATPTLTTSGSNYSVVMMQQQQHQQHQQQQHLQQQQPPPQMPLNHNNNHLIVPAPHCSPGKPLNCSMNDAKAAAAAAAAVASQRQQQQQQQEEPDDQLDDDVFEATTPGISGSSKKQTAAMRLATHNSNIRKLEECHDASDGAAGAPATSAAKRRSQSLSALQQQQQLQQQQAGAAGAAAGQPPNKKIRRPMNAFMIFSKKHRKMVHKKHPNQDNRTVSKILGEWWYALKPEQKAQYHELASSVKDAHFKLHPEWKWCSKDRRKSSTSTATPGGKAGGAPGVGDGKQRLVSVDGSDSLEHDMCPSTPGGSGSCGGQGMSSDLQGDIIPLTIDNYNSTCDEAPTTISMKGSGHGKLMKNELPSDEDEQMLVVEEEQPQQPVKKLDLHCRERVNDSDMDDAPFDFRKQQPEANQRSAEELNTPGANGQAMTAPPLSGGEREITVKPKAIKAHSVLESNMLSYTQMSNYTQYTSPKNPIGVTPFQPTGGAFKSMPISPKGSGCKPEDAASLQPHIKQEDIKQEPPSPYKLNGGSGSLAGGGVVSAPPPSSGSVGAIFNFNVPTATALSQKQFHYPMHHPHRSPTDLREDETNREDSRKGPKSGEDSGKDNAVLNDADPDEEDDEDEEEDDDDDEDDEDDEQFMQELASVNASAGFDDLAPYAMPKTVITPTPTPAPVATIVTPIKRKQFTIVRSLTPLQPSISPHQQLKHLHHRRGETPPTVITRVPTPTINHFTIIRTQHHPHPHSHQHNTPPPLFFKPKVQGSPVIATVTTTSSPSSSTSSNPASNEAPNKFSNFPTQHQPTTTITCNTNNNATPIIRKLLTLQEGAELSGSHKGTGRAAILYDALVLDTLHGQDEGDEDDQGDGEREDGPKVSSKEQVASSQPATMLLITDVNTYNQQHATGSNSATPVSGAATLRPVSFISINACNKITLPANARILKATTATATSTTKATATNHSSSNANELTITATTSAAPVATSGSSIVMINSTSTPSSSSNSTSCSAAAHQACVPSSPAGMGLGHAASIATPPASAPAQIMGGGPGQGQKMLFAMSNPYPLLQRSHQPGTPSLEHLQLDAFAPGSYIFKNHNGLSSLPPPVSAQPTMLLHGYTPSHSAEPPASSPSYKSMPSTPKSATYLMSAPPERSMEGGMGGCASAAASGGNENDMEADGQQFILAPTPAQLGRAPLQRRKNLSQSKSENNVSFGANLGASNGQHISRKLHSPTMMDASSPIIGHVNSSSLSSALPTPTSSTTTPNSDEQPPLTPTTSSSNSAINQPPKSPMKGAPGSAAAALKKKNDEMNNSVLKQVDFEKKYKALPQFQPEDCQSPSAIAVPSSPRVYGTNYRKKNTAPPSVQKLMCEDDSIEEPASAPPTTTQRFFGPDFTNELKDDRFIELESSDQTGRSPRTPKTPLQSARSDASEKGHRKVLETRRHLVMQLFAEHGNFPTTQATIAFQTKHIDVFPRKQDLQLKIREVRQKLLGQASCTPHSAGPNTPSDSNSSSTTLSANSTGLNVQATNAADVFQY, via the exons ATGAATGCGTTCCAGGACTTTGAGCTGGGGGCCAAACTATATCTGCAGTGCTTAT tatCCCTAAGCAGCTCTCGATCTGCCACGCCCTCGTACACCTCACCTGTGAACCACGCCGGAGCATCACCGCTAAATGCCATCGCCCATTCGCCGGTAAATGTGTCCGCCAGTCACAGGCAGAACTTTTTTACGCCCATCGCCAACCAgtcgcagcaacaacagcaacagcagcagcaacctgTTGCCGTACCGCTCGACTCTAAGTGGAAAGCAACACCCAGTCCGGTGCTCTACaatgccaacaacaacaataataacaacaatggcTGGGAAGCTAGCAGCAGCcagagcaacagcaacaatacTCATGTTGCAGCTACGACAGCAACATCGATTGCTAGCACTCAACCACTGCCGCCGCAAACGACGCCCGTTTCGCTGGTGATGCATGCCCcaccgccgcagcagcagcaccaccaacctccgccgccgccacctGCCAGTTTGCCAGCGCCAGCGGCACCACCCACCAGCGGtagcagcaataacaacaacagcgtAGGCCATGCCACCAGCGTTATTCGCATCTCCAGCagccagcagcaccagcaccagcaccatcCACATGTGGTGGTATCCGGTGGTCAGACCTTTCACCCTGTGATTGTGGACGCCACTCAGCTGACGGTGCCCCTGCCCCCCACTACGGTTTCATTTCATCAACCTAACACGCCCACCACAACAGCGGCAACAGTGGCGTCCTTGGGTCAGGATAAGATGCTGCCAAAAAACG GCTACAATGCGCCCTGGTACAAACTGCTGCCGCATATGACGCCCATGAGCAAGGCACCGCCAGCTCCGGCCACCCCAACCTTGACCACTTCGGGCAGCAACTACAGTGTAGTGatgatgcagcagcagcaacaccagcagcatcaacaacagcaacatctacagcagcaacagccgcCGCCGCAAATGCCGCtaaaccacaacaacaaccattTGATTGTGCCAGCACCACACTGTTCGCCGGGCAAACCGCTCAACTGCTCCATGAATGATGCCaaggcagcggcagcagcagcggctgcAGTGGCCAGCCAgaggcagcaacagcagcagcagcaggaggagcctGACGACCAGCTGGACGATGATGTATTCGAGGCCACTACACCTGGGATCAGTGGCAGCAGCAAGAAGCAAACGGCGGCCATGCGATTGGCCACCCACAACAGTAACATACGCAAGCTGGAGGAGTGTCATGATGCCAGCGATGGAGCAGCAGGTGCTCCAGCTACTTCGGCTGCCAAGCGGAGAAGTCAATCGTTGAGCGCactgcaacaacagcagcagctgcagcagcaacaagctGGAGCGGCCGGAGCAGCGGCTGGGCAGCCGCCAAACAAGAAGATTCGGCGACCCATGAATGCCTTCATGATCTTCTCAAAGAAGCACCGCAAGATGGTGCATAAGAAGCATCCGAATCAGGACAACCGCACAGTTAGCAAGATCCTGGGCGAGTGGTGGTACGCCCTGAAGCCAGAGCAGAAGGCGCAATACCACGAGCTAGCCAGCTCCGTGAAGGATGCGCACTTTAAGTTGCATCCGGAGTGGAAGTGGTGTTCCAAGGATCGCCGAAAGTCATCCACATCGACGGCCACTCCTGGTGGCAAGGCGGGCGGAGCCCCCGGAGTGGGTGACGGCAAGCAGCGCCTGGTTTCAGTTGATGGCTCCGATTCCCTGGAGCACGATATGTGCCCCTCGACGCCAGGAGGCAGCGGCAGCTGTGGTGGCCAGGGCATGTCCTCTGATCTCCAGGGTGACATTATACCCTTGACGATCGACAATTACAATAGCACCTGCGATGAGGCGCCAACCACGATCTCGATGAAGGGCAGCGGCCACGGGAAGCTGATGAAGAACGAGTTGCCCTCCGACGAGGATGAGCAGATGCTGGTGGTGGAGGAGGAGCAACCGCAGCAGCCGGTAAAGAAGCTGGATCTGCACTGTCGCGAGCGGGTAAATGACTCAGACATGGACGACGCACCCTTTGACTTCCGCAAGCAGCAACCAGAAGCGAATCAG CGTTCGGCGGAGGAGCTCAATACGCCCGGTGCCAATGGCCAGGCCATGACCGCACCGCCGCTCAGTGGAGGAGAACGCGAGATTACAGTCAAACCGAAAGCCATTAAGGCCCATTCGGTGCTGGAGAGCAACATGCTGTCATATACCCAGATGTCCAACTACACGCAGTACACTAGTCCCAAGAATCCAATCGGTGTAACACCATTCCAACCCACAG GCGGCGCCTTCAAGTCGATGCCCATTAGCCCAAAGGGCAGCGGGTGCAAGCCGGAGGACGCTGCTTCCCTGCAGCCACATATCAAGCAGGAGGACATTAAGCAGGAGCCGCCATCGCCCTACAAGCTAAACGGTGGTTCAGGATCCCTTGCCGGAGGGGGCGTGGTCAGTGCTCCGCCACCCAGCAGCGGCAGTGTCGGTGCCATCTTCAACTTCAATgtgccaacggcgacggcttTGAGTCAGAAGCAGTTTCACTACCCCATGCATCATCCGCATCGCAGTCCCACGGATCTGAGAG AAGATGAAACAAATAGGGAAGATAGTAGAAAGGGCCCTAAGTCGGGGGAGGATAGCGGCAAGGATAATGCGGTCTTAAATGATGCAGATCCGGACGAAGAAGATGATGAGGATGAAGAAgaagacgacgacgatgatgaaGATGACGAGGACGATGAGCAGTTTATGCAGGAGCTGGCCAGTGTGAATGCCAGTGCTGGTTTCGATGATCTTGCCCCCTATGCGATGCCAAAGACCGTGATTACGCCCACACCCACGCCAGCGCCGGTGGCCACCATTGTGACCCCAATCAAGCGCAAACAGTTCACCATAGTGCGATCCTTGACTCCGCTGCAACCGTCGATATCCCCGCACCAACAGTTGAAGCATCTGCACCATCGACGTGGCGAAACTCCGCCGACGGTCATCACCCGCGTGCCCACGCCCACAATTAATCACTTCACCATCATACGAACGCAAcatcatccacatccacattccCATCAACACAACACTCCACCACCGTTGTTTTTCAAGCCGAAGGTTCAGGGCTCACCAGTGATTGCCACGGTCACAACCacatcatcaccatcatcatcaacatcatcGAACCCAGCCAGTAACGAAGCCCCtaataaattttccaattttccaaCACAACACCAACCAACAACCACAATCACATGCAATACTAACAACAATGCCACGCCAATCATACGAAAATTGTTGACGCTGCAAGAAGGTGCCGAACTCAGCGGTAGCCACAAGGGCACAGGACGCGCGGCGATCCTGTACGATGCCTTGGTCTTGGACACGTTGCACGGCCAGGATGAAGGGGACGAGGACGATCAAGGGGATGGCGAAAGGGAGGATGGGCCAAAGGTGTCAAGCAAAGAGCAGGTTGCCTCATCCCAGCCAGCAACCATGCTGCTTATCACCGACGTCAACACGTACAACCAGCAACACGCGACTGGCAGCAACTCAGCAACACCAGTGTCCGGAGCAGCCACTCTGCGACCCGTGTCCTTCATAAGCATCAATGCCTGCAATAAGATCACCTTGCCAGCCAATGCCCGCATCCTTAAAGcaacaacggcaacggcaacatcTACGACAAAAGCGACGGCCACAAATCATAGTAGTAGTAATGCCAACGAACTAACCatcacagcaacaacatcggCTGCTCCTGTGGCCACCAGTGGCTCCAGCATAGTCATGATTAACTCAACCTCAACACCCTCCTCATCCTCCAATTCCACCTCTTGTTCCGCAGCTGCCCACCAAGCGTGTGTGCCATCGTCGCCGGCGGGCATGGGACTGGGACATGCGGCCAGCATTGCAACGCCTCCGGCATCAGCGCCCGCCCAGATCATGGGAGGTGGGCCAGGGCAAGGCCAGAAGATGTTGTTCGCCATGAGCAATCCG TACCCTCTGCTGCAGCGTTCTCACCAGCCAGGTACGCCCAGTCTGGAGCACTTGCAGTTGGACGCCTTCGCGCCAGGAAGTTACATCTTCAAGAACCACAACGGTCTGTCCTCGCTGCCGCCGCCCGTCAGTGCGCAGCCCACGATGCTGCTGCACGGATACACACCAAGCCACAGTGCCGAACCGCCGGCCAGTTCGCCGTCGTACAAGTCGATGCCCTCCACTCCCAAGTCGGCCACATATCTCATGAGTGCGCCGCCGGAACGGAGCATGGAGGGGGGCATGGGTGGCTGTGCATCTGCAGCGGCGAGTGGAGGCAATGAGAACGACATGGAAGCCGATGGACAGCAGTTTATTCTGGCACCAACGCCGGCCCAGCTGGGACGAGCCCCACTTCAGCGCCGCAAGAATCTAT CTcaaagcaagtcggaaaacAATGTGTCCTTTGGAGCTAATCTGGGGGCCAGTAATGGGCAGCACATCAGCCGCAAGTTACACTCGCCCACAATGATGGATGCCTCTTCGCCGATCATTGGCCATGTGAACAGCAGCAGTCTCAGCTCGGCCCTGCCCACGCCCACGTCCTCAACCACTACGCCCAACAGCGATGAGCAACCGCCCCTGACGccgaccaccagcagcagcaacagcgccATCAACCAGCCGCCCAAGTCTCCGATGAAGGGAGCTCCGGGATCAGCGGCAGCGGCcctcaaaaagaaaaatgatgAGATGAATAA CAGTGTGCTCAAGCAGGTGGACTTTGAGAAGAAGTACAAGGCTCTGCCGCAATTTCAGCCGGAGGACTGTCAGTCGCCAAGTGCCATCGCTGTGCCCTCCTCGCCACGCGTCTATGGCACGAACTACCGGAAAAAGAACACGGCTCCGCCGTCAGTGCAGAAGCTAA TGTGCGAGGACGATTCGATTGAGGAGCCAGCCTCGGCACCGCCCACAACCACTCAGCGTTTCTTTGGTCCCGACTTTACCAACGAGCTAAAGG ACGACCGCTTTATCGAACTGGAGAGCTCTGACCAAACGGGCCGCTCGCCCAGAACACCAAAGACACCGCTCCAGAGCGCTCGGTCCGATGCCAGCGAGAAGGGGCACCGCAAGGTGCTGGAGACACGTCGCCACCTGGTCATGCAGCTGTTTGCCGAGCACGGTAACTTCCCCACTACCCAGGCCACCATTGCCTTTCAG ACCAAGCACATCGATGTCTTTCCGCGCAAACAAGATCTGCAGCTAAAGATACGCGAGGTGCGCCAGAAGTTGCTGGGCCAGGCATCCTGCACTCCGCACTCGGCAGGTCCCAACACACCGTCCGACTCCAACTCGTCGTCGACCACGTTGAGTGCAAATAGCACCGGCTTGAATGTGCAGGCCACCAATGCAGCAG atgtttttcaatattaa